The proteins below come from a single Aegilops tauschii subsp. strangulata cultivar AL8/78 chromosome 6, Aet v6.0, whole genome shotgun sequence genomic window:
- the LOC109775790 gene encoding zinc finger BED domain-containing protein DAYSLEEPER-like codes for MFVFAATVLDPRFKLSNFTKLAIEEMYGELNGGKAWEAVKTFMHALFEEYKAKYAPSDASKHVRAPQSELTQKREGRKLVSRINKKLRVGDGEASMSKSEYEKYLHEENEVNRDDFDILKWWKNNAARFPILARMARDVLAVPVSTVACESAFSTSGRILNEFRTSLTPFMVQALLCAQDWLRGSITINIEEDEEELLRLEKGNIL; via the coding sequence ATGTTTGTATTTGCTGCAACTGTTCTTGATCCAAGATTCAAGCTTTCAAACTTCACAAAACTAGCAATTGAAGAAATGTATGGTGAGTTAAATGGAGGAAAAGCATGGGAGGCGGTGAAAACATTTATGCATGCTTTGTTTGAAGAGTACAAAGCTAAGTATGCACCAAGTGATGCAAGCAAGCATGTGCGAGCTCCACAATCTGAACTAACTCAAAAAAGGGAAGGAAGGAAATTGGTGTCTCGGATAAATAAAAAGTTGAGAGTTGGTGATGGTGAAGCTAGCATGAGCAAATCTGAATACGAGAAATACCTACATGAAGAGAATGAAGTAAATAGGGATGATTTTGACATTCTAAAATGGTGGAAGAACAATGCTGCTAGATTCCCAATATTGGCAAGAATGGCCCGTGATGTGTTGGCTGTTCCGGTATCAACGGTTGCGTGTGAGTCAGCATTTAGCACAAGTGGTCGCATCCTAAATGAATTTAGAACCTCCCTTACACCATTCATGGTCCAAGCTCTTCTTTGTGCCCAAGACTGGCTAAGGGGTTCTATTACTATCAACATTGAAGAAGATGAGGAGGAATTGTTAAGATTGGAAAAGGGTAACATATTGTGA